TATGGGGAAATTAAATACGCGTTTaagaaaataacagagaaatCCTCGGAGACTTTCCAGCTGGACAGTAACACGGGAGCCATCAGCCTTTTGCGGAGCCTGGACTTCGAGGAAGGAGACTCACACAAACTAGAGGTCCAGGCATATGATGGAGGAGGCCATTTTGACACGACGAAAGTCGTGGTTACTGTGACAGATGTCAACGACAATGTGCCGGAGATTTCTGTGCGATCGGCCCTGAGTGAGATCTCGGAAGATGCCCCAACGGGGACAGTGGTGGCCCTGCTGAACGTGAGGGACAAGGACAGTGGAGCCAATGGCGATGTGCGTTGCTCGCTCGAAGGGCAAGTCCCCTTCCGCCTGGAGAAGTCTTTTGACGATTACTACCGTGTGGTGACAGCGAGAGAGCTGGACCGAGAGCAGGTGTCGGAGTACAACGTGACGGTGCGGGCGGCCGACGGCGGGTCGCCGGCGCTGCAGAGCAGCGCGGTGCTGGCGCTGCGGGTGCTGGACGTGAACGACAACGCGCCGGTGTTCGCGGAGGAGCGCTACAGCGCGCGGCTGGCGGAGAACAACGCGGCGGGCGCGCTGGTGCTGACGGTGCGCGCGACGGACGCGGACTGGGGGCAGAACGCGCGCGTGCGCTACCGGCTGTCGGAGGGGCGGGTGCGGGGCGCGCCGCTGTCGTCGTACGTGTCGGTGCAGGCGGAGACGGGCGCGCTGTACGCGCTGCGCTCCTTGGACTACGAGCAGGTGCGCGAGCTGCGGCTGTGGGTGCGTGCGGAGGACGGCGGCGCGCCGGCGCTGAGCAGCAACGTGTCGGTGGTGCTGCAGATCGTGGACGAGAACGACAACGCGCCGCAGGTGCTGTACCCGCCGGCGGGCGCGCTGCGGGCGGGCTCGGGCCCGGGCGGTGCGTGGTCGGGCGTGGAGCTGGCGCCGCGCTGGTCGGAGGCGGGCGCGCTGGTGGCCAAGGTGGTGGCGGTGGACGCGGACGCGGGCCAGAACGCGTGGCTGTCGTACGAGCTGGCCAAGGCGACGGAGCCGGGGCTGTTCCGCGTGGGGCTGCACAGCGGCGAGGTGCGCACGGCGCGCTCGCCGCTGGCCCGCGACGCGGTGCGCCAGAgcctggtggtggtggtgaaggACCACGGGCGGCCGGCGCTGTCGGCCACGGCCACGCTGAGCGTGGTGCTGGCCGAGAGCGTGGCCGAGCTGCTGGCCGAGCTGGGCAGCGCGGCCGACGAGGCGGCGGCAGAGCCGGGCGAGCCGGCCGTGAGCCTGACGCGCTGGCTCGTGCTGGCCGTGGCCGCCGTGTCCTGCCTCTTCGTcgccttcctgctgctgctgctggcgctgcgCCTGCGCCGCTGGCGccgccagcagctgctgccgcCCGCCAGCGGCGCCTTGCGCGGCGTGCCCGTCTCGCACTTCGTGGGCATCGACGGCGTGCGCGCCTTCCTGCAGTCCTACTCGCACGACGTGTCGCTCACGGCCGACTCGCGCAAGAGCCAGCTGCGCTTCTCGGCCGGCGGCAGCTGCTGCGACAccctcccggcccggccgctgcCCGACGAGCCCGCGCCGCTGCTCGGCGACGAGGACCCGGCCGGCGCCCTCCCCGTGGATCCCGTCGCTCCCTCGGTGAGTTTCTTTCTCGACATTTTCTCCGCGACTTTTTGTCCTGATGCTGCTGTgcctttttcccagccgtgTTCTCTGGGTTGCATAGGGGATGTTGCTCAAAAGCGATGTAAACTTTCCTTCGGTGATGGTCTGAAATCTGGTGCCTCTTGCTGTCTTTCAGTGAACTTGGGGTCGGTCCTCAGCTTTCCAGTTAGTGAataaggaaggaggaggaaggctgctgctggcaggctTTTCGTTAGGTCAGAAGTTTGGGTATGTGTCAGGTTCCAGGTATTCTTCTGGTATGTCACCTGTACCGTGTAGCAGCTGTGTTCCTGTTAGTATTAGACCTTCTGGTTTAATGTATGACGTTACTGAGAAATTCACATTTCTAGCAGGTTCTTCTGTGTTCTCAACAGCACATGTGCTTGAATAAGTTGAGTGTGTcgaaaaaaaatgctgatggCTTTGAGTGGATCTTCTGTGCGTGTTGTTCTCAGCCTATATCGTTCTGCATGATAGATAGTGGAGATCAGCAGGAAATGTCTTTGCATCATCCATGCTTTGATCTTTCTCTCCAACAGAGGATTGGGCCAATCAACAAGTGGTCCTTGATGGTTTCTCTTTGCCTGTTGTGAAGACGAAGGATCCTCTTGAAGTTGTGTCTGCTTGCAAACCTGTGGTTGGCTGCATGTGCAGGAAGAATGGCGGTACTTCTGTgtctctttcttgtttttatgCTAGAGCTGTGTCAGAGGGAGCTGGATGAGCCTTGgctataaaatatttactatgGCAAGGGAATTACCTAGGCGGGGAGATTCAAGGTGCATTGGGAGATGTAAGTTGGGCTTAAttcccccagagcagagaatCCCTGACTCAGTCTCTTTTGGAAGCGtgctcagcttttcctttcagaccTCTGAAGTCTCTTCACAGAATTTCATTGAGCATGCAAATGTAGCTTCCATAGTAGAGAGATGTAACGATATCTGTGTGGAACTGGTGGTGGGGAGAAAAATGATGTGAAGCACTTGGCCTCCAGTGTCACACGTTTATAGGATATATGGGTGAAAGatctccagggatgatgtgatGGTTTGGAAATTTGAGTTCTGTGAGCTATGTGTGAATGTCTGCTGGAAGGCtcaaggaaatgttttcctctgttCCCTGTTCAGTTCATGTCTCTACTATGAAGCAATGTGAGGTTTTTCTTCTCAAAGTAATTGTCTAGAAGATCTGTATTCCAGCAGCATGGAGAACCCTGGAGGTTCTTACTACGTATTTGTATGTCATCATAATTATATAACTTCAAAGCTTAATTTTGTACTTATGGAAGAAGCTGCATGGGAAGAGCAAGCGATGTATTTGGTGCCTATCAACAATTTTACTAATCATCTACTCTGAGTTATGTAACTCAGAACAGTGTTGTGAGCTCTTCAATTCTGCAGGTCTTAACTTTCTATCTCCCTCTCCTGATGGTCTGAAGATGGTTCTTTCCTGTTTATAGGGGAAAATAGAGAGACTTCATGCatatgtttctttaaaatgtctctgtaataaatgctttttcttgTCCCATGACTAGCAAGAAATCAAATTTCTGTTGTAAGGAGATACTGCCTGAGCAACTTTCCTTTTGATAGAATCTCTCTGAATTCTGACGATCTCTGATAACCATGTGAGCTGTGAAGGGTTCGGAGGGAGTGTTGTGGGTGTGGTGTGTGAGGAGGTACTGGTGCAGACCTGGCACGTGTTTGTTCATCCTCTGGGCTATTACTGGCCTTATGAGAATTAATCAGGAGGAGTTTTATAATGTTATATTGTGTAGTTTGGACTCAAATTACTTAGCTTGGGTTCTATATTTTTGCATCAAGAGTGGCAGTCATACATCTGGTGGGGAGTCCATGTGCTGAAGAATGTGGATGTTGCCTTTGAGCTGATGCCTGGATGGCTCAGTCTTTGACAGAGCTGGTTATTATTTATGGTCTATAAAAAACTTTCCGCTTTTTCCTCTAATGTAGAGGAACAGAATAATCTTATATGTGATTCTTGGGGTCTGAGAAGCTGTGCGCAGAGCTTTTCTTCTAATGATTTCTGTAtgcaaaatttgcttttgtgttgTGTTTGGACAGAGAGAAGAAGTCTGTCTATACAGAGCCTGGGCCAGTGATGGATTTCACTGTGATATAGCtcaaaatgaatgaatgaattgTGTCTGTTTGTCCTAGAGTAGTTGGATGAGGCCCACAGCTGTGGTTccaggtttttctttctcttcctgtgCAACGAAATGACTGTGGGGGGTCTGTGTATTGAGCTCCTGGGTGAGGCCTCCTGTGTATCAGTTACAATCAAGTATTCTGTGTTGTGTGTATA
The DNA window shown above is from Oenanthe melanoleuca isolate GR-GAL-2019-014 unplaced genomic scaffold, OMel1.0 S089, whole genome shotgun sequence and carries:
- the LOC130266573 gene encoding protocadherin gamma-A10-like, yielding EIKYAFKKITEKSSETFQLDSNTGAISLLRSLDFEEGDSHKLEVQAYDGGGHFDTTKVVVTVTDVNDNVPEISVRSALSEISEDAPTGTVVALLNVRDKDSGANGDVRCSLEGQVPFRLEKSFDDYYRVVTARELDREQVSEYNVTVRAADGGSPALQSSAVLALRVLDVNDNAPVFAEERYSARLAENNAAGALVLTVRATDADWGQNARVRYRLSEGRVRGAPLSSYVSVQAETGALYALRSLDYEQVRELRLWVRAEDGGAPALSSNVSVVLQIVDENDNAPQVLYPPAGALRAGSGPGGAWSGVELAPRWSEAGALVAKVVAVDADAGQNAWLSYELAKATEPGLFRVGLHSGEVRTARSPLARDAVRQSLVVVVKDHGRPALSATATLSVVLAESVAELLAELGSAADEAAAEPGEPAVSLTRWLVLAVAAVSCLFVAFLLLLLALRLRRWRRQQLLPPASGALRGVPVSHFVGIDGVRAFLQSYSHDVSLTADSRKSQLRFSAGGSCCDTLPARPLPDEPAPLLGDEDPAGALPVDPVAPSNKYSDQYVQ